The proteins below are encoded in one region of Pseudophryne corroboree isolate aPseCor3 chromosome 8, aPseCor3.hap2, whole genome shotgun sequence:
- the LOC134949339 gene encoding N-acetyllactosaminide beta-1,3-N-acetylglucosaminyltransferase 2-like isoform X1: protein MPPAMMRCRKVSISVIALLTLLALKIYVDMTYTSPQLNDHSMYISPEPDKNLLAMLEPLKADKELSMATLHNLAQKLRKAVINCGAYWNTEQLQLLDLKGPRAWTCSKATQQIKAPEPYPDLLQSFLSHSQCRNHRLILDQPDKCPQNRTFLLLAIKSSPQNFAQRQAIRDSWGAEKSYGGKYVRLVFLLGTVPGPDLSPLLEYENEHSHDLLQWDFVDTFFNLTLKDQLFLGWANTHCTAANYILKGDDDVFAQTPKIVHVLSLLHSHRHHSLYMGHVVKSAKPYRDPKSKYYIPSSFYVGFYPPYAGGGGYVFSGSLTPWLYLVSHFVVPFPIDDVYTGMCFMALGVRPMGHPGFKTFNVPVVQKSSSNCAEKHLLLVHQKNPQEMLKMWGQHDETTQQC, encoded by the exons ATG CCTCCAGCCATGATGAGATGCCGGAAGGTGAGCAtctcagtcattgccctccttacaCTGCTTGCCCTCAAGATTTACGTGGATATGACTTATACATCTCCTCAACTCAATGACCACTCAATGTACATCTCTCCTGAACCCGACAAGAACCTCCTGGCCATGCTTGAACCTCTAAAAGCAGACAAGGAGTTATCCATGGCAACCCTCCATAACTTGGCACAGAAATTGCGAAAAGCTGTCATCAATTGTGGCGCGTATTGGAATACTGAACAACTGCAATTGCTGGACTTGAAGGGCCCCAGGGCATGGACGTGTAGCAAGGCAACACAACAAATAAAAGCACCTGAACCCTACCCAGACCTCTTACAGAGCTTTCTGTCTCATAGTCAGTGCCGTAACCATAGACTCATCCTAGACCAGCCAGACAAATGTCCACAAAACAGGACTTTCCTTCTTCTGGCCATCAAGTCTTCTCCACAGAACTTTGCCCAGCGACAAGCCATAAGGGACAGTTGGGGAGCAGAAAAGAGTTATGGGGGGAAATATGTAAGACTGGTCTTTCTTCTAGGCACAGTGCCAGGGCCTGATCTCTCTCCTCTTCTGGAGTATGAGAATGAACATTCACATGACCTTCTCCAGTGGGACTTTGTGGACACCTTTTTCAACTTGACTCTTAAAGACCAACTCTTTCTGGGGTGGGCAAACACCCATTGCACTGCAGCCAATTACATACTGAAAGGGGACGATGATGTGTTTGCACAAACTCCCAAAATAGTGCATGTTCTGTCATTGCTGCACAGCCATCGACATCACTCCCTCTACATGGGACACGTTGTGAAGTCAGCCAAACCTTACAGAGACCCGAAAAGTAAGTATTATATCCCCTCATCTTTCTATGTCGGCTTTTACCCACCCTATGCTGGGGGAGGAGGGTATGTGTTTTCTGGATCATTGACACCATGGCTCTACTTGGTGTCCCATTTTGTGGTTCCATTTCCCATTGATGACGTCTACACGGGAATGTGTTTCATGGCTTTGGGTGTGCGCCCGATGGGGCACCCAGGATTTAAGACATTCAACGTACCAGTGGTTCAGAAGTCATCTTCAAACTGCGCTGAAAAGCATCTCCTCTTGGTCCATCAGAAGAACCCCCAAGAGATGCTAAAGATGTGGGGTCAGCACGATGAGACAACACAGCAGTGCTGA
- the LOC134949339 gene encoding N-acetyllactosaminide beta-1,3-N-acetylglucosaminyltransferase 2-like isoform X2 — MMRCRKVSISVIALLTLLALKIYVDMTYTSPQLNDHSMYISPEPDKNLLAMLEPLKADKELSMATLHNLAQKLRKAVINCGAYWNTEQLQLLDLKGPRAWTCSKATQQIKAPEPYPDLLQSFLSHSQCRNHRLILDQPDKCPQNRTFLLLAIKSSPQNFAQRQAIRDSWGAEKSYGGKYVRLVFLLGTVPGPDLSPLLEYENEHSHDLLQWDFVDTFFNLTLKDQLFLGWANTHCTAANYILKGDDDVFAQTPKIVHVLSLLHSHRHHSLYMGHVVKSAKPYRDPKSKYYIPSSFYVGFYPPYAGGGGYVFSGSLTPWLYLVSHFVVPFPIDDVYTGMCFMALGVRPMGHPGFKTFNVPVVQKSSSNCAEKHLLLVHQKNPQEMLKMWGQHDETTQQC, encoded by the coding sequence ATGATGAGATGCCGGAAGGTGAGCAtctcagtcattgccctccttacaCTGCTTGCCCTCAAGATTTACGTGGATATGACTTATACATCTCCTCAACTCAATGACCACTCAATGTACATCTCTCCTGAACCCGACAAGAACCTCCTGGCCATGCTTGAACCTCTAAAAGCAGACAAGGAGTTATCCATGGCAACCCTCCATAACTTGGCACAGAAATTGCGAAAAGCTGTCATCAATTGTGGCGCGTATTGGAATACTGAACAACTGCAATTGCTGGACTTGAAGGGCCCCAGGGCATGGACGTGTAGCAAGGCAACACAACAAATAAAAGCACCTGAACCCTACCCAGACCTCTTACAGAGCTTTCTGTCTCATAGTCAGTGCCGTAACCATAGACTCATCCTAGACCAGCCAGACAAATGTCCACAAAACAGGACTTTCCTTCTTCTGGCCATCAAGTCTTCTCCACAGAACTTTGCCCAGCGACAAGCCATAAGGGACAGTTGGGGAGCAGAAAAGAGTTATGGGGGGAAATATGTAAGACTGGTCTTTCTTCTAGGCACAGTGCCAGGGCCTGATCTCTCTCCTCTTCTGGAGTATGAGAATGAACATTCACATGACCTTCTCCAGTGGGACTTTGTGGACACCTTTTTCAACTTGACTCTTAAAGACCAACTCTTTCTGGGGTGGGCAAACACCCATTGCACTGCAGCCAATTACATACTGAAAGGGGACGATGATGTGTTTGCACAAACTCCCAAAATAGTGCATGTTCTGTCATTGCTGCACAGCCATCGACATCACTCCCTCTACATGGGACACGTTGTGAAGTCAGCCAAACCTTACAGAGACCCGAAAAGTAAGTATTATATCCCCTCATCTTTCTATGTCGGCTTTTACCCACCCTATGCTGGGGGAGGAGGGTATGTGTTTTCTGGATCATTGACACCATGGCTCTACTTGGTGTCCCATTTTGTGGTTCCATTTCCCATTGATGACGTCTACACGGGAATGTGTTTCATGGCTTTGGGTGTGCGCCCGATGGGGCACCCAGGATTTAAGACATTCAACGTACCAGTGGTTCAGAAGTCATCTTCAAACTGCGCTGAAAAGCATCTCCTCTTGGTCCATCAGAAGAACCCCCAAGAGATGCTAAAGATGTGGGGTCAGCACGATGAGACAACACAGCAGTGCTGA
- the LOC134949339 gene encoding N-acetyllactosaminide beta-1,3-N-acetylglucosaminyltransferase 2-like isoform X3: MPPAMMRCRKVSISVIALLTLLALKIYVDMTYTSPQLNDHSMYISPEPDKNLLAMLEPLKADKELSMATLHNLAQKLRKAVINCGAYWNTEQLQLLDLKGPRAWTCSKATQQIKAPEPYPDLLQSFLSHSQCRNHRLILDQPDKCPQNRTFLLLAIKSSPQNFAQRQAIRDSWGAEKSYGGKYVRLVFLLGTVPGPDLSPLLEYENEHSHDLLQWDFVDTFFNLTLKDQLFLGWANTHCTAANYILKGDDDVFAQTPKIVHVLSLLHSHRHHSLYMGHVVKSAKPYRDPKMSARTNRTVPTCHFLFKVYSRR; the protein is encoded by the exons ATG CCTCCAGCCATGATGAGATGCCGGAAGGTGAGCAtctcagtcattgccctccttacaCTGCTTGCCCTCAAGATTTACGTGGATATGACTTATACATCTCCTCAACTCAATGACCACTCAATGTACATCTCTCCTGAACCCGACAAGAACCTCCTGGCCATGCTTGAACCTCTAAAAGCAGACAAGGAGTTATCCATGGCAACCCTCCATAACTTGGCACAGAAATTGCGAAAAGCTGTCATCAATTGTGGCGCGTATTGGAATACTGAACAACTGCAATTGCTGGACTTGAAGGGCCCCAGGGCATGGACGTGTAGCAAGGCAACACAACAAATAAAAGCACCTGAACCCTACCCAGACCTCTTACAGAGCTTTCTGTCTCATAGTCAGTGCCGTAACCATAGACTCATCCTAGACCAGCCAGACAAATGTCCACAAAACAGGACTTTCCTTCTTCTGGCCATCAAGTCTTCTCCACAGAACTTTGCCCAGCGACAAGCCATAAGGGACAGTTGGGGAGCAGAAAAGAGTTATGGGGGGAAATATGTAAGACTGGTCTTTCTTCTAGGCACAGTGCCAGGGCCTGATCTCTCTCCTCTTCTGGAGTATGAGAATGAACATTCACATGACCTTCTCCAGTGGGACTTTGTGGACACCTTTTTCAACTTGACTCTTAAAGACCAACTCTTTCTGGGGTGGGCAAACACCCATTGCACTGCAGCCAATTACATACTGAAAGGGGACGATGATGTGTTTGCACAAACTCCCAAAATAGTGCATGTTCTGTCATTGCTGCACAGCCATCGACATCACTCCCTCTACATGGGACACGTTGTGAAGTCAGCCAAACCTTACAGAGACCCGAAAA TGAGTGCGAGGACCAACAGAACCGTTCCTACGTGTCACTTTCTGTTCAAAGTTTACAGTCGACGTTGA